One window from the genome of Kluyveromyces marxianus DMKU3-1042 DNA, complete genome, chromosome 3 encodes:
- the IME2 gene encoding protein kinase IME2 yields MPGLKLQPADSFVPPDVNNPPFYIPLKNIDSRYNVIQELGKGSFGSVTLAETLFDMKKSSQEISSMYPETLMDQCLIRNVEQENWYYKKKGIVAIKTMMNRLSTLHDYTRVREIKFILQIPAHKNLVTVYEMFIDDSLYHLHIVMECMEQNIYQLMNHRKRRVFSLPTLRSILFQILAGIKHIHDHDFFHRDIKPENILISPSHRYFSKKWLEDDNYPDNYVVKLADYGLARHVNNRSPYTTYVSTRWYRSPEILLRKGYYSKPLDIWAYGCVVVELATFSPLFPGSDETDQIWRILDLLGSPDHSTNGKEHFGGTWPDCKSLYQALNYEFPYVEGKTIRDVLPNPQLEDLYDVVTSCLKWNPNDRASANELCALPYFKEYVIKEAKMAKADGGDISNGKEGSMIASKLGINSLASNQWSRILSGLPPKADIGIVPNFNNPQKALKIEKVNHSILSQEQQQHQKEQQQKRSGVASWFKFSTNKNHVNVNPNEKAYGKALLTDAIDENNSNKNRRIDERLSGEIPQLQQKQQLHDHKHTNHHHHHHHHHNQQQQQQQQEHVDILAGHNDRMDELNIINHANNDNEVFTIELDDSMETMTGSQQISKELNEKVELYQESSNSQLEIDNGDLDINDVSDAVQMDQENYRIHVLNEYDTDENLADEIQAIDEDENTDNIVRNSQDLENDEDDDPDSLLNYYQEMMAKKLPPNGTKGHYTHSNGVCPTLSDRMAIDDSIDLQEQIPRNLLERAVQQRVLDCLLDSSEQISQNLIQNSNSHNHSIHDGLSF; encoded by the coding sequence ATGCCTGGTCTCAAACTACAACCTGCTGACTCATTCGTCCCTCCTGACGTTAATAACCCTCCCTTCTACATTCCTCTCAAAAATATCGATTCAAGATACAATGTGATTCAGGAATTAGGGAAAGGGTCCTTTGGATCTGTCACACTAGCCGAAACGTTATTTGAcatgaagaaatcatcACAAGAGATATCTTCCATGTACCCAGAAACCCTAATGGATCAATGTTTAATAAGGAATGTCGAACAAGAAAATTGGtattacaagaagaagggaatTGTAGCAATTAAAACAATGATGAATAGACTATCAACCTTACACGACTACACTAGAGTAAGGGAAATAAAATTCATTCTACAAATCCCTGCACACAAAAATCTAGTGACTGTCTATGAGATGTTCATCGATGACTCCTTATACCACTTGCACATCGTTATGGAATGCATGGAGCAGAATATTTACCAATTGATGAATCACAGAAAGAGACGAGTATTCTCCTTACCCACTCTAAGGTCTATCTTATTTCAAATATTAGCTGGTATCAAACATATTCATGATCATGATTTCTTCCACAGAGATATTAAACCGGAAAATATCTTAATTTCACCTTCCCATAGATACTTCAGCAAAAAATGGTTAGAGGATGACAACTACCCTGACAACTATGTAGTAAAGTTGGCAGATTATGGATTAGCAAGGCATGTCAACAACAGATCCCCCTACACAACTTACGTTTCAACGCGTTGGTATAGATCACCGGAGATACTATTGAGAAAAGGATATTACTCTAAACCACTAGATATCTGGGCTTATGGATGTGTAGTGGTAGAGTTAGCAACTTTCTCACCATTATTCCCAGGTTCAGATGAAACAGACCAAATATGGAGAATACTTGATCTTTTAGGATCTCCTGATCATTCTACAAATGGTAAAGAACATTTCGGAGGTACATGGCCAGATTGCAAATCATTATATCAGGCCTTGAACTATGAGTTCCCTTACGTAGAGGGTAAAACGATAAGAGATGTCTTACCAAATCCACAGCTAGAAGATCTATATGATGTTGTTACATCGTGTTTGAAATGGAATCCTAATGACAGAGCATCTGCAAATGAACTCTGTGCATTACCATATTTCAAGGAATACGTAATAAAGGAGGCTAAGATGGCGAAGGCTGATGGCGGTGATATTTCAAACGGCAAAGAGGGTTCAATGATTGCAAGTAAACTTGGTATCAATTCCTTGGCTTCAAACCAATGGAGCCGTATACTTTCAGGATTACCTCCAAAAGCTGACATCGGGATCGTTCCTAACTTCAACAACCCTCAGAAAGCTCTTaagattgaaaaggttAATCATTCAATTTTGTCTCaagagcagcagcaacatcagaaagagcagcagcagaaaaGAAGTGGGGTTGCATCCTGGTTCAAATTTTCCACTAACAAAAATCATGTTAATGTCAATCCTAATGAAAAGGCATACGGTAAAGCTTTGCTGACAGATGCAATAGATGAAAATAACTCTAACAAAAATAGAAGAATCGACGAAAGATTATCTGGAGAAATACCACAActacaacaaaaacagcAGCTGCATGATCATAAACACACAAAtcaccatcaccaccatcaccaccatcacaaccaacaacaacagcaacaacaacaggaACATGTGGATATTTTAGCGGGTCACAACGATAGAATGGATGAGCTGAATATTATTAACCATGCGAATAATGATAACGAAGTTTTCACCATTGAGCTGGATGATAGTATGGAAACGATGACGGGCTCACAACAAATATCAAAGGAATTGAATGAGAAAGTTGAACTATATCAAGAATCAAGCAACAGTCAGCTAGAAATTGATAACGGGGATCTAGACATCAATGACGTATCAGACGCAGTTCAAATGGACCAAGAGAACTATAGGATTCATGTGTTGAATGAATACGACACCGATGAAAACTTAGCGGATGAAATCCAAGCCATCGATGAGGACGAGAACACTGACAATATTGTTCGTAATTCTCAAGatcttgaaaatgatgaagatgatgatccAGATAGTCTCTTGAATTATTACCAAGAAATGATGGCTAAGAAATTACCACCAAACGGCACCAAGGGACATTACACACATTCTAATGGAGTATGCCCAACGTTATCAGACCGAATGGCTATTGACGACTCAATTGATTTGCAGGAACAAATCCCCAGGAATCTGCTGGAAAGGGCAGTTCAACAGAGAGTACTCGATTGTCTATTAGATTCCTCCGAACAGATATCACAGAATCTGATTCAAAACTCTAATTCCCATAATCATTCAATTCATGATGGTTTAAGTTTTTAA
- a CDS encoding threonine/serine exporter family protein translates to MSSNPNERFGFGLLRKKQPKQKRQGRNETNEDGSESSDGYSDLDADYVSSSNLNLPSFRPSGKSTDELRGSGSRGPSRNLSPSDSGQGHLKTDDLNQRRQMIEDDAIATIRDNSGADRCFDDVDDTESEASAHGSAASPVSSPSRSKRLQFKSRPSIIPEEVVAPDEKDYTYEEKDNDDKTPMHEQDDTVSTQSSETKMDHFRNLFRRRSTIRGPSSETRPRRSSTARRGSIGMRNLSGGIEDDEANEGFLQKFLNMTGGGLVPGVTGGEAPAEDDHERVSGQQNLEDPLPMEDIDAAAQQIVQAHSNMAKRNPSVSQGISGGSYSVAGHADPGSPQRPTNGAERYQDPESIDPHDPITRKVSNSSDPLATPHGAVSPFDQSADGATMVSSDHNDAFYVPAMGHYDDIDDQEDMEPLMVEGSYIAPANRVRGGVLGSLLKLYQNPDDMASKSQVSLNESSIEQTPDPGDQNDASGAASKKNFNPFHKKTKSQTTLADGEKPSADNNLPNFKATRPKPKMKAAKFKKKQATEARITVHIADLLQRQRFILRLCKALMLYGAPTHRLEEYMVMTSRVLEIDGQFLYVPGCMIISFGDMTTRTSEVQLVRCNQGLNLWKLHGVHSVYKQVVHDIMSVEDANIEIDRILNGKNLYPPWVSVFLYGFCSSMVTPFAFGGDWVNMAVAFGIGLCVGLLQFIVSQKSNLYSNVFEITASIVVSFCGRALGSIPNSNICFGASVQGSLALILPGYIILCGSLELQSRNLVAGAVRMFYAIIYSLFLGFGITLGAALFGWLYHGASNETTCAKSISPWYRFIFVPCFSIGLGLINQARWSQLPVMTFISCCGYVVTYFSGKHFANSTEFTSSLAAFVIGIMGNLYSRIWKGLAVSAMLPAIFVQVPSGVASQSSLLAGVQSANAIVHNGTTTVVQNTGSSTSFGITMIQVSIGISVGLFASTLFVYPFGKKRTVLFTL, encoded by the coding sequence ATGTCTTCGAATCCCAACGAGAGATTTGGTTTTGGATTGCTCCGTAAGAAGCAACCGAAGCAGAAACGCCAGGGACGTAACGAAACAAACGAAGATGGATCCGAGTCCAGCGATGGATATTCAGACTTAGATGCAGATTAtgtctcttcttctaacCTTAATTTACCTAGTTTCAGACCATCTGGCAAGTCTACAGACGAGTTGCGTGGCAGCGGTAGTCGAGGACCCTCCAGGAATTTATCACCATCTGATAGTGGTCAGGGACATCTGAAAACCGATGATCTGAACCAGAGACGTCAGATGATCGAGGACGACGCTATAGCTACCATCAGAGATAATTCTGGCGCAGACAGGTGCTTCGATGATGTAGATGATACAGAGTCTGAAGCATCAGCTCACGGCAGTGCGGCGTCGCCCGTAAGTAGTCCAAGCAGGAGCAAAAGACTTCAGTTCAAGTCTCGTCCCAGTATCATACCTGAGGAAGTCGTGGCTCCAGATGAGAAGGACTATACTTACGAGGAAAAAGATAATGATGACAAGACGCCAATGCACGAACAAGACGATACCGTATCTACACAGTCATCTGAAACTAAGATGGACCATTTCAGAAATCtatttagaagaagatctacCATCCGTGGTCCCAGTAGTGAAACTCgcccaagaagaagctccACTGCTCGGAGAGGCAGCATAGGAATGAGAAACTTGAGCGGAGGCAtagaagacgatgaagCAAACGAGGGTTTCTTGCAAAAATTCCTGAATATGACAGGTGGTGGGTTGGTTCCAGGTGTCACTGGAGGAGAGGCCCCCGCTGAAGACGACCATGAACGCGTGTCAGGGCAACAGAACTTGGAAGACCCTCTCCCAATGGAAGATATCGATGCTGCAGCACAACAAATCGTTCAAGCCCATTCTAACATGGCTAAAAGAAATCCATCTGTTTCGCAAGGTATATCCGGAGGTTCATATTCCGTAGCGGGGCATGCAGATCCTGGTAGCCCTCAAAGGCCAACTAATGGTGCAGAAAGATACCAGGATCCAGAAAGCATAGACCCACATGATCCGATCACTCGTAAGGTGTCAAACAGCTCTGATCCATTGGCAACCCCTCATGGTGCGGTATCGCCCTTTGATCAATCAGCTGATGGAGCTACtatggtttcttctgatcATAATGATGCGTTCTACGTCCCTGCAATGGGTCATTACGATGACATAGACGACCAGGAAGATATGGAACCCTTAATGGTTGAAGGATCATACATCGCTCCAGCTAATAGGGTCAGAGGTGGTGTGCTAGGTTCTCTACTTAAACTCTATCAGAATCCAGATGACATGGCCTCAAAATCTCAAGTTTCACTAAACGAGTCATCTATAGAACAAACACCGGATCCTGGTGATCAGAATGATGCCTCTGGCGCCGCAAGTAAGAAGAATTTCAATCCGTTCCATAAGAAAACCAAGTCACAAACTACTTTGGCAGATGGGGAAAAACCATCTGCGGATAACAATTTGCCAAACTTTAAAGCTACTAGACCAAAACCTAAGATGAAGGCGGctaaattcaaaaagaaacaagctACGGAAGCAAGAATCACTGTTCATATTGCAGATTTATTACAAAGACAGAGATTCATTTTGAGATTATGTAAGGCGTTGATGTTGTATGGTGCTCCAACACATCGTTTGGAAGAATACATGGTAATGACTTCTCGTGTTCTCGAAATCGATGGGCAATTCCTTTATGTTCCTGGGTGTATGATTATCTCTTTCGGTGACATGACAACTAGAACTTCGGAAGTGCAATTAGTCAGATGTAATCAAGGGTTAAACTTATGGAAATTACATGGCGTTCATTCTGTGTATAAACAAGTCGTCCATGACATAATGAGTGTTGAAGATGCtaatattgaaattgacAGAATCTTGAATGGTAAGAATTTGTATCCCCCTTGGGTCTCTGTTTTCTTGTATGGATTCTGCTCTTCTATGGTTACACCATTTGCCTTCGGTGGTGATTGGGTTAACATGGCTGTTGCGTTTGGCATTGGTCTTTGTGTTGGATTGTTGCAATTCATCGTCTCTCAAAAATCAAACTTGTACTCAAACGTTTTTGAAATCACGGCATCTATTGTTGTTAGCTTTTGCGGTAGAGCATTGGGCTCTATTCCAAACTCTAATATATGTTTTGGTGCTTCAGTCCAAGGTTCCTTGGCCCTAATTTTACCTGGATATATCATCTTGTGTGGTTCTTTGGAATTGCAAAGCAGAAATTTGGTTGCTGGTGCAGTTAGAATGTTTTACGCTATCATTTACTCGTTGTTCTTGGGATTCGGTATCACCCTTGGTGCAGCTTTATTCGGCTGGTTATACCACGGCGCATCCAATGAAACAACATGTGCTAAGAGCATTTCTCCATGGTATAGAttcatttttgttccttgCTTTTCAATTGGGTTGGGTTTGATCAACCAAGCCAGATGGTCGCAACTTCCTGTGATGACATTCATATCTTGCTGCGGATACGTCGTGACATACTTCTCAGGAAAGCATTTTGCAAACTCTACTGAGTTCACTTCTTCTCTAGCAGCATTCGTTATTGGTATCATGGGAAACCTGTATTCAAGAATATGGAAAGGTTTGGCGGTTTCAGCAATGTTGCCCGCAATTTTTGTCCAAGTTCCTAGTGGTGTCGCATCCCAGAGTTCACTTTTAGCTGGTGTTCAAAGTGCCAATGCAATCGTCCATAATGGTACTACTACGGTTGTTCAAAATACAGGTAGCTCAACATCCTTCGGTATTACTATGATTCAAGTCTCGATTGGTATATCTGTTGGTTTATTTGCATCTACATTATTTGTATACCCCTTcggaaagaagagaactgTACTCTTCACTCTATAG
- the MPD2 gene encoding protein disulfide isomerase MPD2, with amino-acid sequence MKLPLFLLFLIASVYAVVESVTSLDQFYDKVNDFDPTNPRYVVVKYYTNWCHHCKKLKPVFEQLSESPVLDQMPVIDPALTKGSQFTFFEVECELFGSVLCSRLEGYPAVEVIKPLRAELDIKRGDEGKNWFGRVIHRILNGGLNPRWVLDSRRVVTFEGNRDLDVFERFLERVVEQDQWERLVDVITSDECPAEDDLCKQGREYYLSMYDDAEYEKKLEELEKEIAASTSVPKELTLKYQILNKIYELNHPTTFVEPEFDPVEAAMAAGMFKDDSEPELNTQLRQDEL; translated from the coding sequence ATGAAATTGCCACTTTTCCTGTTATTTCTGATCGCATCAGTGTATGCAGTCGTCGAATCAGTGACTTCTCTGGATCAATTTTATGACAAGGTCAATGATTTTGACCCAACAAATCCAAGATATGTTGTGGTGAAATACTACACGAACTGGTGTCATCACTGTAAAAAATTAAAGCCTGTGTTTGAACAGTTGAGTGAGAGCCCCGTTTTGGATCAGATGCCTGTCATTGACCCAGCGTTGACTAAAGGAAGTCAGTTTACATTCTTTGAAGTAGAATGTGAACTATTTGGCAGTGTCTTATGCAGTAGACTTGAAGGATACCCAGCTGTTGAAGTGATCAAACCACTTAGAGCCGAGTTAGATATCAAAAGGGGTGACGAAGGTAAGAACTGGTTCGGCCGTGTGATACATAGAATTCTTAACGGTGGTCTCAACCCAAGATGGGTGCTAGACAGTAGAAGGGTTGTGACGTTCGAGGGTAACAGAGATCTTGACGTATTTGAGAGGTTCCTTGAGCGTGTTGTTGAGCAAGATCAATGGGAAAGATTAGTGGATGTGATTACCAGTGACGAATGCCCTGCAGAAGATGACTTGTGCAAGCAAGGTAGAGAATACTACCTCTCAATGTACGATGATGCTGAATAcgagaagaagttggaagaattggagAAAGAAATCGCTGCTTCCACTAGTGTACCAAAAGAATTGACCTTGAAGTATCAaatattgaacaagataTATGAATTGAACCATCCTACGACCTTTGTTGAGCCAGAGTTCGATCCCGTCGAGGCAGCAATGGCAGCTGGAATGTTTAAAGACGATTCCGAGCCTGAATTGAATACCCAATTGAGACAGGATGAATTATAG
- the APD1 gene encoding Apd1p has translation MGVLDFFKSASKSQKDDAQTTAKIKEIIDICDPEQCSGGCTDSNTLDKDEHVFANLKIEHETPLFGSSRSSKIHFVVPTSQSDWAHDACMEKKNSVQYNIQSWISKNADQFTNIDSPGESLLCSVSSLPIDLLDIQVMKGTKNDVLIFPHFLRLKAVRSETVNDVLQEIVPLLLHNNREALLAKDYIQEITDDSFVFLCSHRTRDKRCGVTAPILEKHFNKNFQRHGIYRDNSDFRPHGARVAFVNHVGGHKFAANVIIYLKKSAKLVWLGRVTPVHVEAIVDCLVVPDEPKLPFPEMVRCVQQYQF, from the coding sequence ATGGGCGTCCTagacttcttcaagagcGCCTCCAAATCTCAAAAAGATGATGCACAAACCACCGccaaaataaaagagatcATCGACATCTGTGATCCAGAGCAGTGCTCTGGAGGCTGCACAGACAGCAACACCCTGGATAAAGACGAACACGTGTTTGCCAATCTCAAGATAGAACACGAAACTCCTCTCTTTGGATCCTCTCGCTCTTCCAAGATCCATTTTGTCGTCCCAACATCACAGTCCGATTGGGCTCACGATGCTTGcatggagaagaaaaactcCGTCCAATACAACATCCAATCGTGGATTTCGAAAAACGCCGATCAATTCACCAACATTGATTCGCCAGGCGAATCCCTTCTCTGCTCTGTGTCGTCCCTGCCTATCGACCTTTTGGACATTCAAGTCATGAAGGGCACCAAGAACGATGTCCTCATCTTCCCCCACTTCTTGAGGCTCAAGGCGGTACGCTCGGAAACAGTTAATGATGTCTTGCAAGAGATCGTCCCCTTGCTCCTACACAACAACAGAGAGGCTCTGTTGGCAAAAGACTATATACAGGAAATCACAGACGACTCCTTTGTGTTCTTGTGCTCACACAGAACAAGAGACAAAAGGTGCGGCGTCACTGCGCCAATATTGGAAAAACACTTCAACAAGAACTTCCAACGCCATGGTATCTACAGAGATAACTCGGATTTCAGACCCCATGGCGCACGCGTAGCTTTCGTGAACCATGTCGGTGGGCATAAGTTCGCCGCAAACGTCATCATATACTTGAAAAAGTCGGCCAAATTGGTCTGGCTTGGTAGAGTCACCCCAGTCCACGTCGAAGCCATCGTGGATTGTCTTGTAGTACCGGATGAGCCCAAACTCCCCTTCCCAGAGATGGTCCGTTGCGTACAGCAGTACCAATTTTAA